The following proteins are encoded in a genomic region of Phycisphaera sp.:
- a CDS encoding HPF/RaiA family ribosome-associated protein, protein MHVEFSYANVESSDALESHTHQQLESAIGRFEDRLTRVEVHFADENSAQKSGSDDKRCTMEARPRGRDPITVEANAGDFYPAVNDAAGKLKRALAKRLERD, encoded by the coding sequence ATGCACGTCGAATTCAGCTACGCCAACGTCGAGTCCTCGGACGCGCTCGAAAGCCATACCCACCAGCAGCTCGAGTCCGCGATCGGCCGATTCGAGGACCGCCTGACGCGTGTGGAAGTCCACTTTGCCGACGAGAACAGCGCTCAGAAATCGGGCAGCGACGACAAGCGGTGCACGATGGAGGCCCGGCCACGCGGACGCGATCCGATCACGGTGGAGGCCAACGCGGGAGATTTTTACCCCGCCGTCAACGATGCGGCGGGCAAGCTCAAGCGTGCGTTGGCCAAGCGACTCGAGCGAGACTAG
- a CDS encoding CPBP family intramembrane metalloprotease: protein MVLDPTQPTTPPSQPAPIEAKVREPQTLGRFGRTWLWFEFITLYAFIPALVAAVMDPDQRFDPLFNALGLTALSNPPWPPGSIILPLVFVFGLLLGLFLLIDPTFDNRQLWNWRAFKRDLPRVAPLFLFNAAAMLGIAWLLQNFTGVMTITSRDGSETEALLRLPREAPWLLVFIAIGYPIASAFPQEVTHRAFFFHRYTRIIPNPRVLFTLNVLAFVWLHAPFWGLMAFVITLPGGVLFAWTWVRTRSLLAVGVEHWLYGWWLFFTGLGWFVYAGSVGS, encoded by the coding sequence ATGGTACTCGATCCCACCCAACCCACGACGCCTCCCAGCCAGCCGGCCCCGATCGAGGCCAAGGTTCGTGAGCCCCAAACTCTCGGCCGCTTTGGCCGAACTTGGCTCTGGTTTGAGTTCATCACTCTCTACGCCTTCATCCCGGCCCTCGTCGCCGCTGTCATGGACCCCGACCAGCGGTTCGACCCGTTGTTCAACGCACTTGGCCTGACGGCACTGTCCAACCCGCCTTGGCCGCCCGGCAGCATCATCCTGCCGCTGGTGTTCGTGTTCGGCTTGCTGCTTGGGCTGTTCCTGCTGATCGATCCGACCTTCGACAACCGCCAACTCTGGAACTGGCGTGCTTTCAAGCGCGACCTACCGCGCGTGGCCCCGCTGTTCCTGTTCAACGCCGCCGCCATGCTGGGCATCGCGTGGCTGCTGCAGAATTTCACCGGCGTCATGACGATCACGAGCCGGGATGGCTCGGAAACCGAGGCACTCTTGCGTCTGCCGCGCGAGGCGCCTTGGCTGCTGGTCTTTATTGCCATCGGCTACCCCATCGCCAGCGCCTTCCCGCAAGAGGTGACCCACCGCGCGTTCTTCTTCCACCGCTACACGCGCATCATCCCGAACCCGCGCGTGCTGTTCACGCTCAACGTGCTCGCCTTCGTCTGGCTGCACGCGCCGTTCTGGGGGCTCATGGCCTTCGTCATCACGCTGCCCGGCGGCGTCCTCTTCGCGTGGACGTGGGTGCGAACGAGGTCGCTCCTGGCCGTCGGCGTCGAGCACTGGCTCTACGGCTGGTGGCTGTTCTTCACCGGGCTGGGCTGGTTCGTGTACGCGGGCAGCGTGGGCAGCTGA
- a CDS encoding HIT family protein, translating into MSHQPTIFDKIIAGQIPCHRVYEDDHVLAFLDVAPLSRGHTLVIPKERAAQMDQLSDESAAALGRVLPRICRAVLKATGATAYNLLQNNGADAHQAVMHLHVHVIPRYPDKAEGSPGSGLGIVWPSGNLEDGESLASQIRGAID; encoded by the coding sequence ATGAGCCACCAACCCACCATCTTCGACAAGATCATCGCCGGCCAGATCCCGTGCCACAGGGTGTACGAGGACGACCATGTGCTGGCGTTTCTTGACGTCGCGCCGCTCAGCCGGGGGCACACGCTGGTGATCCCCAAGGAGCGGGCGGCCCAGATGGACCAGCTCAGCGACGAGTCGGCGGCGGCGCTCGGGCGGGTGCTGCCGCGGATTTGCCGGGCCGTGCTCAAGGCGACCGGCGCGACGGCGTATAACCTGCTCCAGAACAACGGGGCCGACGCGCACCAAGCGGTGATGCACCTGCACGTCCATGTGATCCCCCGCTATCCAGACAAAGCCGAAGGCTCGCCGGGGAGCGGGCTTGGGATCGTGTGGCCATCGGGTAACCTCGAAGATGGCGAGTCGCTGGCGAGCCAGATTCGCGGCGCGATCGACTAG
- a CDS encoding immunoglobulin domain-containing protein yields MQRRTQLAYPAIISILAVGTTATQAQECGWQAMGGGMDDRIICLATHDDGTGDSLYAGGTFTSAGGWDANYLARWDGCGWQPVGGDLDSWVVAMETFNDGTGDALYACGFFTAADGNPVGGIAKWDGSQWSDLDGGMNIGGVRTLTVFDDGTGPALYAGGDFSTAGGVAASNVAKWDGSSWSPLGSGVAGGPGGVYNLHVYDDGSGPALYAGGWFATAGGIPANGIAKWDGTSWSTVGTGVGVLADEAVIWFEVFDDGSGPALYAGGEFASMNGQPATGLAKWDGSTWTNFTGLIDDERQVVWGMTTLGDDLYVSGKFHTAGGVSVGNIARWDGTTWSAVGDGMDSFVEVVTTFIDDGRERLAAAGWFTQADGKPANRIASWACVGEPVFEVQPQNVLLDAGPAAVEFEVVVTGAATIEYQWRMDGVALVDGGAINGATTPTLELTAELDHVGVYDCVATNDLGEATSDSVLLAFRTNPCAADFDGDGSLTIFDFLAFQNAFAAGCP; encoded by the coding sequence ATGCAGCGCAGGACCCAACTTGCCTATCCCGCCATTATTTCGATCCTGGCCGTTGGAACTACCGCCACCCAGGCCCAGGAGTGCGGCTGGCAGGCCATGGGCGGCGGCATGGACGACCGCATCATCTGCCTGGCCACCCACGACGATGGCACCGGCGATTCGCTGTACGCGGGCGGGACATTCACCAGTGCTGGCGGCTGGGATGCCAACTACCTCGCCAGGTGGGACGGCTGCGGCTGGCAGCCCGTCGGCGGCGACCTGGACAGTTGGGTGGTCGCGATGGAAACGTTCAACGATGGTACCGGCGACGCGCTGTACGCCTGCGGGTTCTTCACGGCCGCCGACGGCAATCCGGTTGGCGGCATCGCGAAGTGGGACGGCTCGCAGTGGTCCGACCTCGACGGTGGCATGAACATCGGTGGCGTGCGCACGCTTACGGTGTTCGATGATGGCACTGGCCCGGCGCTCTACGCCGGCGGCGACTTCAGCACGGCTGGCGGTGTGGCTGCCAGCAACGTCGCGAAGTGGGATGGCTCGTCGTGGTCGCCGCTTGGCAGCGGAGTAGCAGGGGGGCCGGGAGGCGTGTACAACCTGCACGTTTACGACGATGGCTCTGGCCCCGCCCTGTACGCGGGCGGGTGGTTCGCGACCGCCGGGGGTATCCCAGCCAACGGCATCGCCAAGTGGGACGGTACGTCCTGGTCCACTGTTGGTACCGGTGTGGGCGTACTCGCCGACGAAGCTGTCATCTGGTTCGAGGTCTTCGATGATGGCTCGGGCCCAGCGCTGTACGCCGGCGGCGAGTTCGCCTCGATGAACGGCCAGCCGGCGACCGGCTTGGCGAAGTGGGATGGCTCCACCTGGACAAACTTCACCGGCCTCATCGACGACGAACGCCAGGTCGTGTGGGGCATGACGACGCTTGGCGACGATCTTTACGTATCCGGCAAGTTTCACACCGCTGGTGGGGTTTCAGTCGGCAACATCGCCCGATGGGACGGCACAACATGGTCTGCCGTGGGTGACGGCATGGACAGCTTCGTCGAGGTCGTGACGACGTTCATAGACGATGGACGCGAACGTCTTGCCGCCGCGGGCTGGTTTACACAAGCCGACGGCAAGCCGGCGAACCGGATCGCGTCCTGGGCTTGCGTCGGAGAGCCGGTGTTCGAGGTGCAACCACAGAACGTGCTGCTCGATGCCGGGCCCGCTGCCGTGGAATTCGAAGTTGTCGTCACCGGCGCAGCCACGATCGAGTACCAATGGCGCATGGATGGTGTCGCCCTCGTCGATGGGGGAGCTATCAACGGTGCCACGACACCAACACTCGAACTGACCGCTGAACTCGACCACGTCGGCGTGTACGACTGCGTAGCGACGAACGATCTTGGCGAAGCCACGAGCGACTCGGTCTTGCTCGCGTTCAGGACCAACCCCTGCGCCGCCGACTTCGACGGCGACGGCTCGCTCACGATCTTCGACTTCCTCGCCTTCCAGAACGCATTCGCGGCCGGCTGCCCCTAG
- a CDS encoding DinB family protein produces MANSAAPAFRELIIETLRHERAEAIKIARSIPEQHCAAQAGGLAQSPAWIVCHFYLADNLLSQNLGVVPGDMQKLFEGVGPGSDVTRAGEAMRTHFGTWTGAIEAAEMSHRALLEAIAAASPELLAAPHPSEAARAYFPTVGHNLIYNVWHEGNHGGQLRAWIHAAKHEGLIAS; encoded by the coding sequence ATGGCAAATTCTGCAGCACCTGCGTTCCGCGAACTCATCATCGAGACGCTTCGACATGAGCGGGCCGAGGCCATCAAGATCGCCCGATCCATCCCAGAACAGCACTGCGCGGCCCAAGCGGGCGGCCTGGCTCAGTCTCCGGCCTGGATCGTCTGCCACTTCTATCTCGCCGACAACCTGCTGAGCCAGAACCTCGGCGTGGTACCCGGGGACATGCAGAAGCTGTTCGAGGGCGTCGGGCCGGGCTCGGACGTCACCCGGGCGGGCGAGGCAATGCGGACGCATTTCGGCACCTGGACCGGCGCGATCGAAGCCGCCGAGATGTCGCATCGGGCGCTGCTGGAGGCGATCGCCGCCGCGTCGCCCGAGTTGCTCGCGGCCCCCCACCCCAGCGAGGCCGCCAGAGCGTACTTCCCCACCGTGGGGCACAATCTGATCTACAACGTCTGGCACGAGGGCAACCACGGCGGGCAATTGCGTGCCTGGATACACGCGGCCAAGCATGAGGGTCTGATCGCATCTTAG
- the atpD gene encoding F0F1 ATP synthase subunit beta, with translation MAQGTITQVIGSTFDAQFAESDLPEIYNAVTVEAETPAGKLKLVGEVQQHLGGGRVRCVALGSTDGLRRSMECTDTGEPVTVPVGEGVLGRVFNLLGEPIDNRGPANTTERRPIHRHSPEFTALNPNTEILPTGIKVVDLLCPFVRGGKIGLFGGAGVGKTVIIQEMIARVAREFGGYSVFCGVGERTREGNDLWREMQEAEYTDADGQTAHVIDKVAMVFGQMNEPPGARLRVALSGLTMAEEFRDASGKETMMFVDNIFRFTQAGSEVSALLGRMPSAVGYQPTLSTEMGQLQERITSTAKGAITSVQAIYVPADDLTDPAPATAFAHLDAFVVLERSIAEKGIFPAVDPLASTSTILDPSVLGERHYSVSLQVQRILQRYKDLQDIIAILGVDELSEEDKLIVGRARKMERFLSQPFYVAEVFTGFPGIYTSLEDTIDSFERLVAGEGDDLPESAFMYVGTLDDARAKAEKMAAKA, from the coding sequence ATGGCGCAGGGCACCATCACGCAGGTCATCGGCTCCACCTTCGACGCGCAGTTCGCCGAGAGCGACCTGCCCGAGATCTACAACGCCGTCACCGTCGAGGCCGAGACGCCCGCCGGCAAGCTCAAGCTGGTTGGCGAGGTGCAGCAGCACCTCGGCGGCGGCCGCGTCCGCTGCGTGGCACTGGGCTCCACCGACGGCCTCCGCCGCTCGATGGAATGCACCGACACTGGCGAGCCCGTGACCGTGCCCGTGGGCGAGGGCGTGCTGGGCCGCGTGTTCAACCTGCTGGGCGAGCCCATCGACAACCGCGGGCCGGCCAACACAACAGAGCGCCGCCCGATCCACCGCCACAGCCCCGAGTTCACGGCCCTGAACCCCAACACCGAGATCCTGCCCACGGGCATCAAGGTCGTCGACCTGCTGTGCCCCTTCGTGCGTGGTGGCAAGATCGGCTTGTTCGGCGGTGCGGGCGTGGGCAAGACGGTCATCATCCAGGAGATGATCGCCCGCGTGGCCCGCGAGTTCGGCGGCTACAGCGTGTTCTGCGGCGTGGGCGAGAGAACTCGTGAAGGAAACGACCTCTGGCGTGAAATGCAGGAGGCCGAGTACACCGACGCCGACGGGCAGACCGCCCACGTCATCGACAAGGTGGCCATGGTGTTCGGCCAGATGAACGAGCCCCCCGGCGCCCGCCTCCGCGTGGCGCTGAGCGGCCTGACCATGGCCGAGGAGTTCCGCGACGCGTCGGGTAAGGAGACGATGATGTTCGTGGACAACATCTTCCGATTTACCCAGGCCGGTTCCGAGGTGTCCGCCCTGCTGGGCCGCATGCCGTCGGCCGTGGGCTACCAGCCGACGCTGTCCACCGAGATGGGCCAGCTCCAGGAGCGCATCACCTCGACGGCCAAGGGCGCTATCACCAGTGTGCAGGCCATCTACGTGCCGGCCGACGACCTCACCGACCCCGCCCCCGCGACGGCCTTCGCCCACTTGGACGCGTTTGTCGTGCTCGAACGTTCGATCGCCGAGAAGGGCATCTTCCCCGCCGTGGATCCGCTGGCCAGTACCTCGACGATCCTCGACCCCAGCGTGCTGGGCGAGCGTCACTACAGCGTCAGCCTCCAGGTGCAGCGCATCCTGCAGCGGTACAAGGACCTGCAGGACATCATCGCGATTCTGGGCGTCGACGAGCTGAGCGAAGAGGACAAGCTCATCGTGGGCCGCGCCCGCAAGATGGAGCGCTTCCTCAGCCAGCCGTTCTACGTGGCCGAGGTGTTCACCGGCTTCCCGGGCATCTACACCAGCCTCGAGGACACCATCGACAGCTTCGAGCGTCTGGTGGCCGGCGAGGGCGACGACCTGCCCGAGAGCGCCTTCATGTATGTGGGTACGCTCGACGATGCGCGGGCGAAGGCCGAGAAGATGGCGGCGAAGGCATAA
- a CDS encoding flotillin-like FloA family protein — translation MNPYFIGWIAGVATVLFPMVGIWFILPWIRCFVSDCPMNPGRVVGMRLRRTPVMLVCDAYIALRKSGVDVGPYTLDQLETVWLAHPGLYTTPEALIAAYEQQHTSA, via the coding sequence ATGAACCCATACTTCATCGGCTGGATCGCAGGTGTCGCCACCGTGTTATTCCCGATGGTTGGAATCTGGTTTATCCTGCCGTGGATCCGTTGCTTCGTCAGCGACTGCCCGATGAACCCTGGGCGCGTCGTGGGCATGCGCCTGCGCCGGACACCGGTCATGCTGGTGTGCGATGCCTACATCGCGTTGCGAAAGAGCGGTGTGGATGTTGGCCCGTACACGTTGGACCAACTCGAAACGGTGTGGCTGGCTCACCCTGGGCTGTACACCACTCCCGAGGCATTGATTGCGGCCTATGAGCAACAGCACACCAGTGCGTAA
- a CDS encoding DinB family protein: protein MPATDPRFDPAAIASRLHTFPDLLAAILADLPEADWRFKPGPDDWAIAEIMGHLAREEREDFRPRLERTLRDPTEAWPTMDPQGDVTKFKDLDGDPRRFLHEFTRLRHENLAWLASLGPLDSIDWTRAHHHPKGFTIRAGDLLASWADHDTLHARQLIKRRHQLIELAAGEFGCEYAGEW from the coding sequence ATGCCCGCGACCGACCCACGCTTCGATCCGGCCGCCATCGCCAGCCGCCTGCACACGTTCCCGGATCTGCTCGCGGCCATCCTCGCGGACCTGCCCGAGGCCGACTGGCGGTTCAAGCCCGGGCCCGACGACTGGGCCATCGCCGAGATCATGGGCCACCTGGCCCGCGAGGAGCGCGAGGACTTCCGGCCTCGGCTCGAGCGGACACTGCGTGACCCGACCGAGGCGTGGCCGACGATGGACCCACAGGGCGATGTCACGAAGTTCAAGGACCTCGACGGTGATCCGCGTCGCTTCCTGCATGAATTCACGAGGCTACGACACGAGAACCTGGCATGGCTTGCCTCGCTCGGCCCGCTCGATTCGATCGACTGGACCAGGGCGCACCACCACCCCAAGGGCTTCACGATCCGCGCCGGCGACCTGCTGGCGAGCTGGGCCGACCACGACACGCTGCACGCCCGCCAGCTCATCAAGCGGCGGCACCAACTCATCGAACTGGCGGCGGGGGAGTTCGGGTGTGAGTATGCGGGGGAGTGGTAG
- a CDS encoding nucleotidyltransferase domain-containing protein, with protein MPTSEPHRIVPDHPLRQDLIDPYLEAHPHRVLFVTVSGAHLYGFASPDSDYDLRGAHVIDLPSMIGLDRPRETYEILDRDAEVEMDLVTHDARKFFTMLLGRNGYVLEQICSPLVVHAGEGFAELRDIAMRCLTRHHRHHFRSFATNQWDRVAGPSRGTVKGLLYSYRPLMAGIYLLEEKAMESNLRTLNEKFGLPFIDDLIERKVSGAETQLLGQADLGFHREQFEQLNERLESAAEKCGLPETPPEAARQELNGLLVRLRLETHRA; from the coding sequence ATGCCCACGAGCGAGCCGCACCGCATCGTCCCGGATCACCCCCTCCGCCAGGACCTCATCGATCCGTACCTTGAAGCCCACCCCCATCGCGTGCTGTTCGTCACCGTGAGCGGGGCCCACCTCTACGGCTTCGCCTCGCCCGACAGCGACTACGACTTGCGGGGGGCCCACGTGATCGACCTGCCCAGCATGATCGGCCTCGACCGCCCGCGCGAGACGTACGAGATTCTCGACCGGGACGCGGAGGTCGAGATGGACCTGGTGACCCACGACGCACGAAAATTCTTCACGATGCTGCTGGGCCGCAACGGCTACGTGCTCGAACAGATCTGCTCGCCCTTGGTGGTGCACGCCGGCGAGGGCTTCGCCGAGCTGCGCGACATCGCCATGCGCTGCCTCACCCGCCACCACCGCCACCACTTCCGCAGCTTCGCGACCAACCAGTGGGACCGCGTCGCCGGGCCGAGCCGGGGCACGGTCAAGGGCCTGCTGTACAGCTATCGCCCGCTGATGGCTGGCATCTACTTGCTCGAAGAGAAGGCGATGGAGAGCAACCTGCGCACGCTCAACGAGAAGTTCGGCCTGCCGTTTATCGACGATCTGATCGAGCGCAAGGTGAGTGGTGCCGAGACGCAACTGCTGGGCCAGGCGGACCTCGGCTTCCATCGCGAGCAATTCGAGCAGCTCAATGAACGATTGGAATCGGCGGCGGAGAAGTGCGGACTGCCCGAGACCCCGCCCGAAGCGGCGCGACAGGAGCTCAATGGCCTGCTGGTGCGGTTGAGGCTCGAAACCCATCGGGCCTAA
- the nbaC gene encoding 3-hydroxyanthranilate 3,4-dioxygenase, producing MTQATSTSFPTINLLKWIDEHPEAFTPPVMNNQFFHESNDAIIFVSVGPNTRNDYHVNATEELFYQLKGDIAVRVRPLDGGEPHNVIVREGELFLLPRWVPHRPQRPEGTIGLIVEFPRGLDKDGNPNKDGLRWYCPKCDTFVHEAQFLLKHIDRDLHVVMDDFWNGPEEGRTCKSCGTVITRAPEFEMDPLGDG from the coding sequence ATGACGCAAGCCACTTCCACCTCGTTCCCCACCATCAACCTCCTCAAGTGGATCGACGAGCATCCCGAGGCGTTCACGCCGCCGGTGATGAACAACCAGTTCTTCCACGAGAGCAACGACGCGATCATCTTTGTGTCGGTGGGCCCCAACACACGCAATGACTACCACGTCAACGCGACCGAGGAGCTCTTCTACCAGCTCAAGGGCGACATCGCCGTCCGCGTCCGGCCGCTCGATGGCGGCGAGCCGCACAACGTGATCGTGCGCGAGGGCGAGTTGTTCTTGCTCCCGCGCTGGGTGCCCCACCGCCCCCAGCGGCCCGAGGGCACCATCGGCCTGATCGTCGAATTCCCACGTGGGCTCGATAAGGACGGGAACCCCAACAAGGACGGCCTGCGCTGGTACTGCCCCAAGTGCGACACGTTCGTTCATGAGGCCCAGTTCCTGCTCAAGCACATCGACCGCGACCTGCACGTGGTGATGGATGACTTCTGGAACGGGCCGGAAGAAGGCCGTACTTGTAAAAGCTGCGGCACGGTGATCACGCGAGCACCCGAGTTCGAGATGGATCCTCTGGGCGACGGCTAA
- a CDS encoding endonuclease/exonuclease/phosphatase family protein yields MLLIAFALRRWRLGLVLLASVLVTVGPLGLRVAQRAPVRATDDDSTLTVLSCNLLYGTADAEPLLAWITEIDPDVIMFQEYADPWPGIVARNLQDRYPHVWQEPGGAHGQATLSRMPFVDVVPDIWERVWKVPSPRVGIRHEGKRVDITNVHVYPPMRFVLLQAQLDQIQRVADDAFERLGGMSGEPRADGVLYVGDFNAPWNSNHLRPLARVGLWEAHARVGTDRGVTWGPPDGLLSYAPGIRIDNAVYGGELKPVWSVVGPDAGSDHRPIAVGFRWRDDD; encoded by the coding sequence ATGCTGCTGATCGCCTTTGCGTTGCGGCGGTGGCGGCTGGGGCTGGTGTTGCTGGCGAGTGTGCTTGTGACGGTTGGCCCGCTCGGGCTGCGCGTAGCCCAGCGAGCGCCCGTGCGTGCTACCGATGATGACTCGACCCTAACGGTCCTGAGTTGCAATCTGCTGTATGGCACGGCCGATGCCGAGCCGTTGCTTGCCTGGATCACCGAAATCGACCCGGACGTCATCATGTTTCAAGAGTACGCCGATCCCTGGCCCGGGATTGTGGCGCGTAATCTGCAAGATCGCTACCCGCATGTCTGGCAAGAACCCGGGGGCGCCCATGGGCAGGCGACACTCAGCCGGATGCCATTTGTAGACGTGGTACCAGACATCTGGGAGCGGGTATGGAAGGTTCCATCGCCTCGCGTCGGGATCCGGCATGAGGGCAAGCGGGTCGATATCACGAACGTCCACGTATACCCGCCAATGCGTTTCGTGCTCTTGCAAGCGCAGCTGGACCAGATCCAACGCGTCGCCGATGACGCGTTCGAGCGATTGGGTGGAATGAGCGGTGAGCCGCGGGCCGACGGTGTACTCTACGTTGGCGACTTCAATGCACCGTGGAACTCTAACCATCTGCGACCGCTTGCGCGGGTCGGCTTGTGGGAGGCCCACGCCCGCGTCGGCACGGATCGCGGCGTGACCTGGGGACCGCCCGATGGCTTGCTGTCGTACGCCCCAGGTATCCGGATCGACAACGCGGTCTACGGAGGTGAGCTCAAGCCGGTGTGGTCGGTTGTTGGACCGGATGCGGGAAGCGATCATCGGCCGATCGCGGTGGGGTTTAGGTGGCGCGATGACGATTAG